A stretch of the Hippoglossus hippoglossus isolate fHipHip1 chromosome 1, fHipHip1.pri, whole genome shotgun sequence genome encodes the following:
- the ndufb6 gene encoding NADH dehydrogenase [ubiquinone] 1 beta subcomplex subunit 6, which yields MSGYTPDEKLRVEQLAKLRRQWLKDQELSPREPVVKAKPSGVVSKFWAGFLEPKSLWRLYTYKAYTGGVFTLTRLLIPAWIVHYYVKYHVAPKPYGIVELKPRLFPGDTILETGEVVPDLPETHGHH from the exons ATGTCTGGGTACACGCCGGACGAGAAGCTCCGTGTCGAGCAGCTGGCAAAGCTCCGCAGACAGTGGCTGAAGGACCAGGAGCTCAGCCCCAGGGAACCCGTGGTCAAGGCCAAACCTTCCGGCGTCGTCTCCAAGTTCTGGGCTGGCTTCCTAGAGCCCAAGAGCCTGTGGAGGCTTTAT ACCTACAAAGCGTATACAGGAGGAGTTTTCACATTAACCCGGCTGTTGATACCTGCTTGGATTGTTCACTACTACGTGAAATACCATGTTGCT CCCAAGCCATATGGTATTGTGGAACTGAAACCCAGGCTCTTCCCA GGTGACACCATTCTGGAGACAGGAGAAGTTGTTCCAGATCTCCCCGAGACCCACGGCCATCACTGA